One part of the Mytilus trossulus isolate FHL-02 chromosome 11, PNRI_Mtr1.1.1.hap1, whole genome shotgun sequence genome encodes these proteins:
- the LOC134689616 gene encoding uncharacterized protein LOC134689616 — MGSVQYQYAIIWFALGVTLIVPLLIFVRYNVNVDKTKPVDNSNIVLLSSKETLGKIITRDNNHGWNILDDETCQAKDNFVLKKILPLNVPIYIYNPNEDVHISRMIFNSGTWETPLVDKVVEAMKLHPEAVFIDIGANIGMYSMTMAALGYRVIAVDCNIENVMRLCASARKANVTNKMSIIHNGISDKRSVLRLIKSTEPNVGGMGVEQISPTTNITHNFTANAILLDDLLEIFPIKSAIIKMDVEKHEDEILKGAKIFFKKVKVETVLLEFRFHAKDETGQFIIDFFDQHGLAPNLPKLVNASDYSTWPGDLIWSRKK; from the coding sequence ATGGGATCTGTTCAATACCAGTATGCCATTATATGGTTTGCCTTAGGAGTGACTTTGATAGTCCCACTACTTATATTCGTTCGCTATAATGTAAACGTGGATAAAACTAAACCAGTCGATAACTCAAACATTGTTCTTCTTAGTTCAAAAGAGACACTAGGGAAAATAATCACACGTGATAATAACCATGGATGGAATATCTTAGATGACGAAACCTGTCAAGCAAAAGATAATTTCGTCCTTAAGAAAATACTTCCTTTGAATGtacctatatatatttataatccTAATGAAGATGTTCACATATCTCGAATGATTTTTAATTCTGGTACATGGGAAACCCCGCTGGTTGACAAGGTAGTCGAGGCAATGAAACTTCATCCGGAAGCAGTTTTTATTGACATAGGTGCTAACATAGGCATGTATTCTATGACAATGGCGGCTCTTGGTTATCGCGTCATTGCAGTCGATTGTAATATAGAGAATGTGATGCGGTTGTGTGCCTCCGCAAGAAAAGCAAACGTTACAAACAAGATGTCTATTATTCATAATGGAATTTCAGACAAGCGATCGGTATTAAGATTGATTAAATCAACAGAGCCTAATGTTGGTGGAATGGGAGTTGAACAGATATCGCCAACAACAAATATAACTCACAATTTCACAGCTAATGCCATACTTTTAGATGATTTACTTGAAATATTTCCCATTAAAAGTGCAATAATAAAAATGGACGTTGAAAAGCATGAAGATGAAATACTTAAAGGtgccaaaatatttttcaaaaaagttaaagttGAAACAGTTTTATTGGAATTTCGATTCCATGCGAAAGATGAAACAGGACAGTTCATAATTGACTTTTTTGATCAACACGGGTTGGCACCGAATTTGCCAAAGCTTGTTAATGCATCTGATTATAGTACATGGCCAGGAGATTTAATTTGGAGCAGgaaaaaataa
- the LOC134690912 gene encoding uncharacterized protein LOC134690912, with product MESEIMDTRFSNQNMTNLDSENDTETPNDDTDQNITDVDSENETETPNDDTNKNITDSVSDSENETEIPSDDTKKRDKKKRKNEDPGIIYLSRIPPLMNVKIIRNMFSVYGDVGKIFLQPDDKAANTKKGRMFTEGWVEFEDKKVAKSVATKLNSKQIGGKKKSRWYDEMWTLKYLHRFKWGHLNERLAYERAVHKQRMRTEIAQVKREANFYIQNAEKSRTIKHIKERKLKRGETFDEPSSDRSIEVSQRSTEEEIMNKRKRKLSARISDKTMKKPKGTETELVNKKSLAAQKSFINKLFSKSSAASDED from the exons ATGGAATCTGAAATTATGGACACAcgtttttcaaatcaaaacatgaCAAATTTAGACTCAGAAAATGACACTGAAACACCAAATGACGACACAGATCAAAACATAACAGATGTAGACTCAGAAAATGAAACTGAAACACCTAACgatgatacaaataaaaacatcacaGATTCAGTTTCAGACTCagaaaatgaaacagaaataccTTCTGATGACACAAAGAAAAGAGATAAGAAGAAGAGAAAGAACGAAGATCCTGGAATAATATACCTGAGTCGTATTCCTCCTCTGATGAATGTAAAAATTATCAGAAATATGTTTTCTGTGTATGGAGACGTTGGAAAAATCTTTCTCCAGCCTGATG ACAAAGCAGCCAATACAAAGAAAGGTAGGATGTTCACAGAAGGATGGGTAGAATTTGAGGACAAAAAGGTGGCAAAAAGTGTGGCTACTAAAttaaatagtaaacaaataGGTGGTAAAAAGAAAAGTAGATGGTATGATGAAATGTGGACCTTGAAATATTTACACAG ATTTAAATGGGGACATTTGAATGAAAGGTTAGCGTATGAGAGAGCAGTACATAAACAGAGGATGAGAACTGAAATAGCTCAGGTCAAACGAGAGGCTAACTTTTATATTCAAAACGCAGAGAAAAGTCgaacaattaaacatataaaggaAAGAAAGTTAAAAAGAGGAGAAACATTTGATGAACCAAGTAGTGACAGATCAATTGAAGTGTCTCAGAGATCGACAGAAGAGgaaattatgaataaaagaaaaagaaaactgtcAGCAAGAATTTcagataaaacaatgaaaaaaccaAAAGGGACAGAAACTGAATTAGTGAATAAGAAATCCCTTGCAGCACAGAAGtcattcataaataaattattttcaaagtcaTCAGCAGCAAGCGACGAagattaa